The genomic stretch CAGCCGCTGGTGCTGGGCATGTTGCTGATGGCGCTCAGCGGCGCCACCATCGGCTACTGGGGTGCGAGACTGTTCTGGCGCTACAAGGTCATTTCCAAGCGCCGCCGCCTGCTTCATGCACGCGTCCTGCGCCAGGCTCACTAAGGCCTCACTACCCAGCGCATCGTGCTTTTTTGCAGTGCATGATCAGCGTATGCTGGCTGCTCCGGCCCCCAAACCATACCTATCGTCCCAGTCATGAACACGGAAATCCCCAACGGCACACCCGACGTCATCGCCGGCGTCAATCGCGTCTACTACGACGGCTACTGGATCAAGGCCTACAAGCCTCCGGCCGATTCGCTGCAAGCAAAGAAGACGCTGATCCAGGCCCTGACCCGCAGACTGTTCAACCACGTTGAACACGGCATCAACATCCCCGGCAAACGTCTCAACGAAGCGCGGGAAGCCTACGAACAGGAGCAGGACCCTGAACGCAAGCGCGTGAAGGGCGCGATGCTCGCTGGCGCGATGTTCAACCGCGCTACCGACATTTTCACCAAACTGGTCGAAATGCAGGAACTGGGCATCGAGATCGAGTCCGACAACGCCCTGATGCGCGAATGCGGTGTGTGCCTGCATGAAGCGCTGATGCTGGGCCGCCTGGTCCGGCATCGCAGCGGAGAAGAAGGCATCGACGAATTATGGGGCGAGCCCTTCCGTGCCTTTTCGATTCCGGTCGAAGCCTTCTATGAAAGCCGCTACATCAAGATTGCCCAGACCCTGCGCGATATCGACAAGATCGCATCGGTCATGATCGACACCTTTGCCAGCGACCCGCTGTTTGTCGGCATAGACGATCTCGTGCGTCACTTTACCGACCTGGCCAAGGACAAATGCGAAACCCTGCGCACGGACAGCAACCTGTTCGACGTGTGGGCCGAGTTCGTGGTGTCTTCCGAGCGTCTGGCGGCGTTCGCCCCTCACCTGCCGGACGACCCCGATCCGGCCACTCTGCGCCGTGCAGCCGACGGGATGCGGCTGATCCTGCAGGGGCGCGATCTGCTCAACTACATCAGCCGGGCGCGCGTGACCATGCCCAAGAGCCGGCGCGAGTACTTCGAGCGCTGCGAGCACTACGCCCGCATCTTTGCCGGTCTCGACAGCCCCCAGACGCCTGAGTGGCTGTCGGCACCCTGAGCACGCTCAGGCGATGATGCCCCCACCCAGGCAGACCTTCGACTCATAGACGACGACGCTCTGGCCGGGCGTCAGCGCCCACTGCGCCTCGGCGAAAACGATCTCCGCGCGACCGTCCGCGATGCTGTCGATTTCGCACGGCATGTCAGGGGTACGGTAGCGCGGCTTGGCGGTGTATACCCAGTGCGTGTGGGGGTCGCGTCCGCCGATCCAGTTCAGGTCGATCGCGGTCAGCCGCTCCTTGAGCAGGGCCGGATGTGCATGCCCCTGCACCGCGTAGAGCACGTTCGACTTCACGTCCTTGCGCGCCACATACCAGGCGTCGTGCTCACCAGCCTCGTCCTGGTTGCCCTTGATGCCACCAATGTGAAGCCCCTTGCGCTGACCGATCGTGTGATACATCAGGCCCTGATGCTCACCGATGACGCGATCGTCGTCGAGCGCGCGGATCTCGCCGGGTGAAGTCGGCAGGTAACGCATCAGGAACTCACGGAAGGGGCGTTCGCCGATGAAGCAGATCCCGGTCGAGTCCTTCTTCGTGGCCACGTGCAGCCCAGCAGCTTCTGCGATCTTGCGTACTTCACGCTTGTACATCGCACCCAGCGGGAACAGCGTCTTGGACAGCTGCGCCTGGTTGAGGCGGTAGAGAAAATAGCTCTGATCCTTGGTGCCGTCCTCGGC from Parazoarcus communis encodes the following:
- the mnmA gene encoding tRNA 2-thiouridine(34) synthase MnmA, translating into MKVVVGMSGGVDSAVTALLLKRQGYDVTGLFMKNWEDDDDSEFCSTRQDLVDVASVCDVIGIDLEVVNFSAEYKDRVFADFLREYEAGRTPNPDILCNSEIKFRCFLDHAMALGADRIATGHYAQVREWENDGRREFQLLKAEDGTKDQSYFLYRLNQAQLSKTLFPLGAMYKREVRKIAEAAGLHVATKKDSTGICFIGERPFREFLMRYLPTSPGEIRALDDDRVIGEHQGLMYHTIGQRKGLHIGGIKGNQDEAGEHDAWYVARKDVKSNVLYAVQGHAHPALLKERLTAIDLNWIGGRDPHTHWVYTAKPRYRTPDMPCEIDSIADGRAEIVFAEAQWALTPGQSVVVYESKVCLGGGIIA